The sequence CGCTCAATCAGGCGGTTGAAGGTATCGGCGACCAGACCGGTGGTGCGATCGCTCACCCGAGCCTGCACCGTCAGGTTGCCCTCTTCTACCTCCGACACTACGTCTAGCAGGTGGCTCACCTCTCCCTGCAAGAGTTCGCTTTCTAACGCCAGCGAAATTAGGTTGGCCACCGAGCCAATAAAGGTTTGCTCCTCGGCCCGCCAGTCGCGGGGGCTGCCGTGCTCGCAGCGCAGACTGCCGACCACGGTACCGGTAATCTGAATCGGCACCTCTAGCAGCGAAACGGTCGTGGGGGCCAGGGCATTTTCAGCCTGTAGCTCTCGGCCCGCCGGATGGTCGGCGACACGGGTGACGCTCAGGGTTTGATTTTGGGCGATCGCCGCAAAATAGGTCGGCACCTCGTCGGTAGCCAGAGCGGTAACGATGTCGGCCTGCCTGTCCCCCTGCTGATAGCGGGTCAGGCACAGCAGCCGAGTTTGCTCTGGCTGCATCAGCCAAACGCTCACGCCATCGAGGCTCAGAGTCCGGGCGATCGCTTCGCTAAAGGAGGTCGCCGCCGCTTGGGCATCGCCCTGAATCAGCGCTTCGTGACGGGCCAGATCTGCCAGCACGTCGTTTTGTAAGCCCAGCTGCTCAGCATTCTGCCGCAGCGTCGCCAGCAACTCCTGAATCTGGGCTCCCATGCGGTTCACGTTCATGCCCAAAATGGCCAGTTCGTCATTGCCTCGCACCGGTACACGGGCATCGAGTTGACCCTGGCCGAGTAGTTCAACGGCCTTTGCCGCTTGGCTGACCGGTCTGGTGGCGCGTCGAGCCAGCACAATCCCCAACAGTACTGCTGTGACTCCGGTCAGCAGCGTACCCACTAAAATCGTCTGCAGCAGCTGGCGCTGGGGCAAAAAGGCTAAGTCTGTACTGGTGGAGGTGACCACGCTCCAGTTCAGGGCATCAAACCCCTGGAGAGGCGCGTAGGCATTGAGAAATTCCTGGCCTTGAACTGTCTCAATCCAGGCTTGGCGCTGTTTCTCAGCATTGGCATCGGCGAACCGGGTTAGCAGGTCGGCTAGGGGCAACCCCACCTGAGGGTTCTCAGGATCGACGGGCAGACTTTGGAAAATCTCGCCGGAGCTGTCCACCAATCGGTATTGAGTCTCTTTGCCCAAACTAGCGGTGCGGAGAATAGCATTGCCGACAAATTCCACCGGAATCTTAGCCGCGACCACCCCCAGCACTGTCCCCGCTGTATCTTTGACGGGTACTGCGACATAGATAGCCGCTGCGCTGGCTAGGGCAGACTCCACCACCACCGGCTCACTAATCACTGGGGCCTGGGTCGACAGCACCTGCTGAAAATAGGTAGCTCCTCGCTGGTTCACCTCTTGAGCAGAGCCTGTAGACTGCACCAGAACATCGCCATTGACGCTGAATATCCCCAGACTGGAGTAGGTGCGATAGTCTTGCACAAACTGCGTCAGCTCTCGAGACAACTGCGCAGCGATCGCGGCCTGTTCTCTCGGCTCTAGATCGCTGGCAAACAGACCTGATTCCTGGGTGATATTGGCGACGGTGCTGGCATTGGCAACGCGCTCCTGCAAAAACCGGCGCAGCTGGTCAGAGAGCTGATCAACTCCAGAAATTTCTTCTTGAGCAATTCGCTCAGTGATGGATTGGTCAGCCGATCGGTACGCCACGTTACCAACCACCAGCACCGGCAGCACGCCAAACACTGCCGCTAGAACCGTGGCTTTGAAACCAATGCCGAGGCCTCGTCGGGGCAAACTGGGTTCATTGGGTACGACCTGAAGTACAGGAGCATTGTCTTCCGCTTTCCGACCGGCAGCGGAGGGAGATGCGTCATTGTTGATATCGACCGGGGCATCGATAGGGTAGTCGGAGGCTTCCCAGGTATTCTGGCCAGGGACAGTCATGGTAATTTGACTCCTGCTATTACGTTGCTAAACTTTGAACAACAATCCAGTTCTTAACTGCGATCGGCCCGTTGGGCCGTGTTTCCGTCCCTAACACACTGGTTTTAGGTTTTAGGTGAAACAGGCTTAGGTATCGGAGAAAATCAGTTCGGCAAAGCTGCGCTCGTTCACGCTATTCCAGCGATAGATCCCCCCTCGAAAGGCATTCCAGTTATCGTAAATTTGCTTGAAGCTGGCATCCTGACTGGCGTACTCGGCATAGAGATCATTGGCGGCCTTGCGGGCTCCTTGAATGATTTCTGGGGTGTAGGAAATCAGCTCGGTGCCAGAGCTGATCAGCCGTTGCAAGGCCTCTCGGTTGGCCGCGTCATACTCGGCCAGCATCTTGACTTGAGCTTCAAAGGCGGCTAGCTCTAGCGCCTGACGGTACTCCACCGGCAGCCGATCCCAGGCGGCCTGGTTGACGATGAGTTCGTAGGTTGTGCCCGGTTCGTGCCAGCCGGGATAGTAGTAATAGGGGGCGTACTGGTTGAGACCCAGCTTTTCATCTTCGTAAGGCCCGACCCACTCTGCCGCGTCTATATTGCCGCGTTCTAGACCCAGCAAAATCTCGTTGGGCGGCATGTTTTGGGCCTCAGCCCCCATCCGCTTAAGGACTTCGCCGCCCAGCCCCGGCATGCGCATTTTAATCGCCTGCATTTCGCTGACGGAGTTGACCTTGTTGCGAAACCAGCCGCCCATTTGGTTGCCGGTGCTGCCAGCGGGGAAGTTGAGCACGCCAAAAGCGCTGTAGATGCCCCGAATCAGCTCTAGCCCCCCGGCTCCGTAGAGCCAGGCCACGTGCTGGTGGGGGTTGAGGCCAAAGGGCATGCTCGTGGCAAAGGCAAAGGCTCGGTTTTTTGAGGTGTAGTAGTAGCCAGCCGTGTGGCCACACTCAGCCGTTCCAGCCTGCACCGTATCGAGAATTTCTAGCGGGGGTGCAATGCCCCCTGCCGGAAAGGCCGTAATAGAGAAATTGCCCTGGGTTAGCTCGCTGATGCGATCGCACATCCGTTGAGCCGTGCCAAAGACAATGTCTAGGTTTTCGGGCCAGCTGGTGGCCATGCGCCATTCGATACGAGGGTTGCCCCCGCCACTGCTGCTGTTAGGAGTAAATACCTTGGGAGAACTGCTACAGGCAGAAGCCACCCCAGCCCCGATCGCCCCAAGGGTCAACTGATTAAATAGACGTCGACGTTTCATAAATGAGTCTCACTAAAAATAGGTCAAAAAAATAGAGAGCTTTAGGCTAAATGCAGCTTGAGCCCAACTGAAGCCATCTCGGTCGGCTCAGGCTATCAGGGGGGCGGGCTACTCAGACCGCCAACGGTATCCAACGGCGAGGCTGCCAAAGCTCTGCCGGGACAATGTCAGGATTAAATGGCTCGATCGTTGAATCTTGAGCGAGCTGCTCGGCGGTGCAGTTGCCCACTAGCTGGTCGATCACCAGCGCAATCCCCGCTAGCGGGGAACTGGTATTTAGCTGCACAGCATTAAACACTTCCCGCGTTACGCCGCTGACTCCCTCTAGCAACAACTGTAGGGTTACCAGCGGCACCAGCTGACCCTGAACATGCACCACCCCTAAAAGGCCGGGCTGATAAAAGGGAAGGCTCAGTATCTGCGATCGCTCTACTAGCATCACTTCGGCAATTTCGGTAGCAGGAAAAGCTAGTTGTCGACTGCCCACCTGAGTCAGAAAGTAGGTGCTATCGGGCAGAGCTAAGGAATCAAGCTCGACGTCAAGAGAGTCCGTCATAGGAAAATAATTAAACAACAAATGTAGATTTAGAGTTTTTGCAAAACCTCTGCCAGCCGCTCTCGACTCACAGGCTTAGTAATGTAGTCGTTGGCTCCCGCTCTTTTGAGGCCATACTTAACTTCTACAGGGGTCTTTTTGCTGGAGCAAAAAACTACGTTTTGCTGGGCTGTCACCTGGTTAGTGCGAATCTCTCGCAAAAATTTATAACCATCCTGTTCGGGCATCACAATATCTAAAAATAAGCAGCTGTATTCACCGGTAGAGAGCTTTTCTACAACGCCTTCTGTACTGTCAGATGCTTCTACTCTATGCCCCATATCCTCAAGTAATGTTGACAAAAACTGCCTATCTACAGCACTATCGTCAACCACTAAAATTTGCATATACACCTCTTTTTGATCTCTGATGCTTTTTGGTTCTACAAGCCAAACTTCTAGCCGAATTTGCGATATCCGGAACTTAATCAAAAAAGTCTTTTGAGAATGCGATAACTTAAAGCAGTAAGTGCTCTAAGCCAAGATTCGATGAAGAGTAGAGTTATTGTCGATTGACTACTCATCTTAGATAATCTCGATATCGAACTATCTCTATGGGAATAGAGTTCGATATGGAAAAATCTGTCATTAATCAGTTTGTCTGTGCCGATCTGCCTTAGAATTTTTCCTTCTTTATAGGCACTGCTAATTTTAATATTCCTCTTAACTCTGTTTCAAACTTGGGAATTTCTTCTGTAGTAAGGGGCTTAGATAAAAACTGGCAACCGCTCCATTGAGATCGCCAATTGTTCGAGAGCGTACGCTCTGCCGTTAGCATAATTAAGGGAGTAGTCGCAATCTGTGGATAGCGCCGAATTTGCTTCAATAAATCAAATCCAGAAATATTGGGCATGTTGATATCTATGAAAACAATGGCTGGTTGTGTCTCCAGCATAATTTCTACCGCAGTCACCGGATCATCATGCGATCGCACCTGGTATCCCCAACTAGAAACCAATTGCTTGAACTGCTTTAGCATAACGGGAGAGTCATCGACAATTAAGACTTCAGAGGCTGCTTTGCGGGGCGGCAACTCAACCTCAATCAATCCTTGTTCCGCTAACTTTGCCACACCTCTAGCAATTTCTAAAGTGTCTTGAGCTAGAGCAACTGTGATAGAATTTAGGGTTTCACCGTGGGAAATAAGGGCTCTCAGATATTTTTTCTGACGATCGGTTATGTCGGATTCTCTGATCGCTTTCTCATGAATGAAAAGCTTGCTATCTAGATTGGGGATGACACGTTTAATCTGCTCCCAAATGAGCTGCCGACGACGTGACTCGGCCAGTATTTCTGAAATCTCAAAGCCAGGAGTTAGACCTGCAATTGAGAGATCAGTCTCTGGTTTAAACTGTGCTTGACCAGAATGACTAAATAGCATCTGATCTAAGTCTTGCAGTACTTTGAGTCGTAGAGCCTGTCGAACCTCCTCGGGCTGAATTATCTTCAACTCATATAAGCGGCTCAAAAAAACTGGTAATGGCTCTAGTGGGCGATCGCAATCATCCAAATGCAAGTCTTCTTTGAGGCCGAGTACAGTACTTTGAACTGGTTCACTGCGAACCCGAAAAATATAGCGCTCAATTATCTCGAGTAGATAATCGATAGATAAAGGCTGTTGTCCTGAGAAGACAACTTGCCCTCCCACTAACCCTAGCCACCAGGATTTTTCGGCTAGATTACAGGCATCCTCATCGAAGAAATGATGCCAATATCCAGTCAGAGCTAAATCGTTCTGATGTTCAAGTTTGTAGGCTAAATTTTGAGAGTTAAACGAAAATTTCTGAGAATGAAACGAGCTGATTTGATGACGGGTAATCACTAATTTCTAGCAGGTATAGAACATCCTGGTAGATTTGCACCGTGAGCCGTGACGATAAATTAGGAACTGAGTAAGCCATCTAGAAATTGGTCAAAAGCTATCAACCAAAAGCCATTAGTCTACCTATGGTTTAGCACTGGCCAAGCATAGGTGATTTGACTAACTGATCTGCTGTATGGAATGTTATGTAAACAGATGTGACGATGCTGCTGCTATGAGATGTGGGCAGGTTTATTAGCCCTGTTGTCGTCTATTGCATCTTGACTTGAGGTATATCTAATAATCCCCATTTTCACGAAAATGACAGGTATTCCCGTGACGGCTAGAAAAAAAGGCGGTTAATGATAAGACTTTAATCGCGTTATGTATTCAGTTTTTCTATAAAAAGGCCTGAATATGCAGTGACAATCTGGAACTGTTTATCTAGCTAGATCTTCAGGATTGGGCCTTGGTACTCAGTTGTACTGAATTAGATTACAGGTAAGCAATTTTCAGCACTAGACTATGTATGTCTATTCTCACGGTTTTTTGATAGTCTGCCTGTTAACGTGAACTTTCGGACAAAGCTTCTCTTTACGTTTGACAGTCATAATTGCTTAGCCCAATAGCCAGCCGGCCCAAGCCTTGACACAAGGGAGTGCCAGGATTGGGGCCGGCTGAAGCGAGCGGAAAAGGGGAATTGACCTGGGAGCTGCGATTGCATCGTCTTAGGGGCTGTACCATGGCGGCCACCACCCGTCTCTCTGATCGAGGGCTGCCGTTGCTGCGTCAATACAGCTATGCTCCTTAATTGGCTTCTAGGCCATGCCTGCAAAAGGTGTAATTGATATCACGGTCAAATGTAACGGTGTCCCAATAGCTACTGCTGTTCCTGGTGGAATTACCAAAAACGAGATGCATTAACGACGGCTGGTATAACGTTATACTTTGCTGCTTCGGTAAGCTTGGGGTAACTGGTACCAGGGCAGATGAGGCTTTAGATGATGCTCTTGGTGATACCCAAAATGGTAGCAAGTAATAAATGACCAAAAAACTGGCAGATGAATGCTGTTAATAGTGTTGTCGTATTCAGGGGCGTTGTCGCGTTGCCGATGGGGAAGAAAGATGCCAAAGGTGAACAGCTGAAGTGAGCTGAGCACCATGGGAATAATCCAAAAAAGAATTAGATTAATGGCCGGAATGTGGCAAATTATGAAGGCACAGAAAATTAAGCTAATGCCGATCAGTGATACCCAAACTTGCCCACCTGTCTGGTAAGTTTTCATAAACTGGATATACCATAACCAGAACCCTCCCCGATTGAGCTTATGGTGGTCAGGATCTTGTTCGGTCGCAGGGAATCGGTGATGAAGCCGGTGGTTTTTAGCCAGTAGCTGATAGGGCAACAGCGCGTATAACCATGAGGTTATATACCCGAATGCATCGTTAAGCCCATGAAGGTTAGAAATATTTCTGTGAATAGCTTCATGGGTAACGATAAATAAACCGGTATGCAAAAAGGTTCTGATCAGGATTGCCCAGAGCCAATAAGCCAAAGGGGTTTGGGCACTAAATAGGGTAAAAGTGCCCACTAAACTGAGAATCCACATCAATCCGATTAAACTAGCCCAGCACAGACTCACCTGAGAGTGGCTAGAGCTATTAATGTGGCGTGACGGTGATTGACTAACCATATCTAATCATGCTTTCGGCCTGAACAAACTACTCTTCTGTCAACGCTTCTAAAGTGACATTAATATCTTTGCCAATGCCCCAAGTCTCTTTCAAAATTTCACGGAAAGTGGTGGCCTGATATAGCATGGCCTCTCGCAGCTGAATGAGTAGAGTCTGGGCGTCAGCTTGAGAAAGGTCTTTAATCTGAGTTTCAAAGACCTGAAGCTCAAACTGCTGTTCTAGCGGTAGTTGATCACGAATAGTCATGGGTGGTATTGCCTTGCGACAGTAACGACGTTACATTAACCAATGTAACGTTTTGCCAAGGATGTGGTGTCAATTTCTATCTTCCGTGGTAGAGCGAACCATGCCCGGCATCATTAAGGCGGTTTACCGCAACGATCCCTGCCTGTTCCTCCCGCCTAGAGCCTGTCCTCGCGAAGGCGCGGGGCAGTAATCCATCTGAATTACTGCCTTGCAAGGTATGTTCTCGAGGATAAGAGGGCGATCGCAGGCTGCGATCCACTAATACCGAATGGAGTTTGCAGAGAGACCGAGAACCTGTCTCCCGCACCGTTTAGAGCTTGTCACAATCAGCTTGGTCAACGGCTAGTCAGGTTAGGAGTTATAGCTATAGTCACCTGGGTTAGGACATCCAGAACCCTAGAAACGTTCGAACGTTCAAACGTTCTTAGGGGAAATGTCTGAACCGGCCTGGCTACAGCTATAGTGGATTCCCACTTCCGTGGGAATGACAGATTAGGAGCATTTAAGCGGACTTGATATTACTCGTTCGCTGGAATAATCGGCAGAATCAGCTGGGAGACAGCGGCGGCGTGGTGGTAAACCGTCTGGGTTGCGGTGACGGGCTGGCGCTCGGTGGGGATGTTGCGGCCTGTGTTGGGGTTGCGGTCAAAGCGGGGATAGCTGCTGCTGGAGACCTCTAGACGAAGACGATGGCCCGGAAAAAAGACCTGGCTGGTGGGCCAGAGATCGATCGTGATTTCGGTAGGTGCCTGAGGGTCGGCCAGCGGATTATTGGCGCTGCCGTAGCCCCGCCGCAGAATCCCTTCAGAGACGTTGTAAGCCCTGCCATCAGGGTAGACATCCACTAGTTTGGCGGTGAAATCGGTGTGGGGAGCTGTGGTCGAAACCTGGAGTTGCAGCTGCACTGGCCCCGTCACTTCGATCGCGTCGGTCAGGGGCGGGGTGGTATAGACCAGCACATCCTCCCGCTGTTCCACTGCATTTTGGGGTTG is a genomic window of Nodosilinea sp. E11 containing:
- a CDS encoding NblA/ycf18 family protein; the encoded protein is MTIRDQLPLEQQFELQVFETQIKDLSQADAQTLLIQLREAMLYQATTFREILKETWGIGKDINVTLEALTEE
- a CDS encoding response regulator, with product MQILVVDDSAVDRQFLSTLLEDMGHRVEASDSTEGVVEKLSTGEYSCLFLDIVMPEQDGYKFLREIRTNQVTAQQNVVFCSSKKTPVEVKYGLKRAGANDYITKPVSRERLAEVLQKL
- a CDS encoding cache domain-containing protein gives rise to the protein MTVPGQNTWEASDYPIDAPVDINNDASPSAAGRKAEDNAPVLQVVPNEPSLPRRGLGIGFKATVLAAVFGVLPVLVVGNVAYRSADQSITERIAQEEISGVDQLSDQLRRFLQERVANASTVANITQESGLFASDLEPREQAAIAAQLSRELTQFVQDYRTYSSLGIFSVNGDVLVQSTGSAQEVNQRGATYFQQVLSTQAPVISEPVVVESALASAAAIYVAVPVKDTAGTVLGVVAAKIPVEFVGNAILRTASLGKETQYRLVDSSGEIFQSLPVDPENPQVGLPLADLLTRFADANAEKQRQAWIETVQGQEFLNAYAPLQGFDALNWSVVTSTSTDLAFLPQRQLLQTILVGTLLTGVTAVLLGIVLARRATRPVSQAAKAVELLGQGQLDARVPVRGNDELAILGMNVNRMGAQIQELLATLRQNAEQLGLQNDVLADLARHEALIQGDAQAAATSFSEAIARTLSLDGVSVWLMQPEQTRLLCLTRYQQGDRQADIVTALATDEVPTYFAAIAQNQTLSVTRVADHPAGRELQAENALAPTTVSLLEVPIQITGTVVGSLRCEHGSPRDWRAEEQTFIGSVANLISLALESELLQGEVSHLLDVVSEVEEGNLTVQARVSDRTTGLVADTFNRLIERLADVLQQVTETAQQVTAGANQQKTQASLIAANADQQVTGVNQILKLTAQVETLAEATVRQVATTSASLQAVQTTVATGQQAITNLTSGIGILQEGSDRIIQQMKTLGEFVGLADQFVQDQTQVASLTQTLALNASLVAARAAEQRDPRQFVVAAREFSSIANQVSQLAQQTNNSLTTLEQRSAQIQSVVFAVDADVQRLGGLVEEFTEGVGQSRQVFSDVQTVTVAAVEAETAVTQVSQNIVGAVQEAAAVVRTITDIATQTAEFTQNNRLQSEQMEALSYQLLETIQFFQLPATPNGVAPSALAASPSAVSIAASAAGAADHPL
- a CDS encoding chemotaxis protein CheW; protein product: MTDSLDVELDSLALPDSTYFLTQVGSRQLAFPATEIAEVMLVERSQILSLPFYQPGLLGVVHVQGQLVPLVTLQLLLEGVSGVTREVFNAVQLNTSSPLAGIALVIDQLVGNCTAEQLAQDSTIEPFNPDIVPAELWQPRRWIPLAV
- a CDS encoding TRAP transporter substrate-binding protein DctP, whose translation is MKRRRLFNQLTLGAIGAGVASACSSSPKVFTPNSSSGGGNPRIEWRMATSWPENLDIVFGTAQRMCDRISELTQGNFSITAFPAGGIAPPLEILDTVQAGTAECGHTAGYYYTSKNRAFAFATSMPFGLNPHQHVAWLYGAGGLELIRGIYSAFGVLNFPAGSTGNQMGGWFRNKVNSVSEMQAIKMRMPGLGGEVLKRMGAEAQNMPPNEILLGLERGNIDAAEWVGPYEDEKLGLNQYAPYYYYPGWHEPGTTYELIVNQAAWDRLPVEYRQALELAAFEAQVKMLAEYDAANREALQRLISSGTELISYTPEIIQGARKAANDLYAEYASQDASFKQIYDNWNAFRGGIYRWNSVNERSFAELIFSDT
- a CDS encoding fatty acid desaturase, translating into MGTFTLFSAQTPLAYWLWAILIRTFLHTGLFIVTHEAIHRNISNLHGLNDAFGYITSWLYALLPYQLLAKNHRLHHRFPATEQDPDHHKLNRGGFWLWYIQFMKTYQTGGQVWVSLIGISLIFCAFIICHIPAINLILFWIIPMVLSSLQLFTFGIFLPHRQRDNAPEYDNTINSIHLPVFWSFITCYHFGYHQEHHLKPHLPWYQLPQAYRSSKV
- a CDS encoding response regulator; this encodes MITRHQISSFHSQKFSFNSQNLAYKLEHQNDLALTGYWHHFFDEDACNLAEKSWWLGLVGGQVVFSGQQPLSIDYLLEIIERYIFRVRSEPVQSTVLGLKEDLHLDDCDRPLEPLPVFLSRLYELKIIQPEEVRQALRLKVLQDLDQMLFSHSGQAQFKPETDLSIAGLTPGFEISEILAESRRRQLIWEQIKRVIPNLDSKLFIHEKAIRESDITDRQKKYLRALISHGETLNSITVALAQDTLEIARGVAKLAEQGLIEVELPPRKAASEVLIVDDSPVMLKQFKQLVSSWGYQVRSHDDPVTAVEIMLETQPAIVFIDINMPNISGFDLLKQIRRYPQIATTPLIMLTAERTLSNNWRSQWSGCQFLSKPLTTEEIPKFETELRGILKLAVPIKKEKF